The following proteins are encoded in a genomic region of Brachypodium distachyon strain Bd21 chromosome 1, Brachypodium_distachyon_v3.0, whole genome shotgun sequence:
- the LOC100822703 gene encoding wall-associated receptor kinase 3-like, whose product MQQTIFDKSRELGRGGHGTVYKGILKDNRVVAVKRSKLMNVTETDEFVQEIIILSQINHRNVVRLLGCCLEVEVPILVYEFIPNGTLFGFIHHYYGTPPSLDTRLRIAQESAEALAYLHQSMNHPIVHGDVKSMNILLDDNYMAKVTDFGASRMLPKDAVQFMTMVQGTLGYLDPEYLQERQLTEKSDVYSFGVVLLELITGKMAIYHDGPKEGKSLVSSFLHAMKEDNVERILDPSIVRAGKEMLLGEVAEVGRMCLGARGEDRPSMTQVADKLKAIRSTWREKLVLEHGETDHPFMRSSPAALARCDPLLFSTCSTATYTAGIGIETPR is encoded by the coding sequence ATGCAACAAACGATTTTTGACAAGAGCAGAGAACTGGGCAGGGGGGGCCATGGCACTGTTTATAAGGGCATTCTCAAGGATAACAGGGTTGTAGCTGTGAAGCGCTCGAAGCTCATGAATGTGACCGAAACAGACGAATTCGTGCAGGAGATTATTATACTTTCACAGATCAACCACCGGAATGTGGTGAGGCTTCTAGGGTGCTGCTTAGAGGTGGAGGTCCCTATACTGGTATATGAATTCATCCCAAATGGCACTCTCTTTGGGTTCATCCATCATTACTACGGAACTCCTCCCTCATTGGACACCCGTCTAAGGATCGCTCAAGAATCCGCTGAAGCATTGGCATACCTGCATCAGTCTATGAACCACCCTATAGTCCATGGAGATGTCAAGTCCATGAACATTCTGTTGGATGACAATTACATGGCGAAAGTGACAGACTTTGGGGCGTCAAGGATGCTCCCCAAAGACGCGGTTCAGTTCATGACAATGGTGCAGGGCACCCTGGGATACTTGGACCCTGAGTACCTGCAGGAGCGGCAGCTCACAGAGAAGAGTGATGTTTACAGCTTTGGGGTTGTGCTGCTGGAGCTGATCACGGGGAAGATGGCGATCTACCACGACGGCCCCAAGGAAGGCAAGAGCCTCGTGTCGTCCTTCCTACACGCGATGAAGGAGGATAATGTTGAGCGCATACTGGACCCTAGCATAGTAAGGGCCGGGAAGGAGATGCTGCTGGGAGAGGTAGCCGAGGTAGGGAGGATGTGCTTGGGTGCTAGGGGTGAAGACAGACCTTCCATGACCCAGGTGGCCGACAAGCTGAAGGCTATCCGAAGCACTTGGAGGGAAAAATTAGTGCTGGAGCATGGTGAAACAGATCATCCGTTCATGCGCTCCTCACCTGCAGCTCTGGCGCGTTGTGATCCTCTGCTGTTTAGCACCTGCTCGACGGCGACCTATACGGCTGGAATAGGTATAGAAACACCCAGATGA
- the LOC100825852 gene encoding putative cytochrome c oxidase subunit 5b-like, whose product MWKRAASALLLARRSALAVAAHRAPSISASADVSPLRRGPAFFSTLDAGQVRTRVEDVMPIATGLEREEIEAELQGKKRFDMDAPVGPFGTKEAPAVIQSYFDKRIVGCPGGEGEDEHDVLWFWLEKGKPHECPVCTQYFKLEVIGGGGNPDGHDDDDDHYHH is encoded by the exons ATGTGGaagcgcgccgcctccgccctcctGCTCGCCCGCCGTTCCGCCCTCGCCGTTGCCGCCCACCGCGCCCCGTCGATCTCGGCATCCGCCGACGTTTCCCCCCTCCGCCGAGGGcctgccttcttctccaccctcg ATGCGGGGCAGGTGAGGACGCGGGTGGAGGACGTGATGCCGATCGCCACGGGGCTCGAGCGCGAGGAGatcgaggccgagctccag GGGAAGAAGAGGTTCGATATGGACGCTCCTGTCGGGCCATTCGGCACCAAG GAAGCTCCTGCTGTTATTCAGTCATACTTTGACAAAAGGATTGTTGGTTGCCCGGGTGGCGAAGGAG AGGATGAGCATGATGTTTTATGGTTTTGGTTGGAGAAAGGCAAGCCACATGAGTGCCCAGTCTGCACTCAGTATTTCAAG CTTGAGGTtataggaggaggaggaaaccCTGATGGacacgacgatgacgacgaccaCTATCATCATTGA
- the LOC100826165 gene encoding protein arginine N-methyltransferase PRMT10 — protein sequence MASLPNGAAAAAASSAAGGAPPVDKEVDFANYFCTYAYLYHQKEMLCDRVRMDAYHSAVFRNPHHFRGKVVLDVGTGSGILAIWSAQAGARKVYAVEATNVAEHARELVRANGVADIVEVIQGTMEDIVLPEKVDVIISEWMGYYLLRESMFDSVICARDRWLNPGGVMYPSHARMWLAPIRSGLGDKKMEDFEIAMNDWNLFVEDTDAYYGVNMNALTKAYRAEHEKFYLKSSIWNNLHPNQLIGQPAVIKEIDCLTATVDEIREVRAQVMLPISQERTRLAALAGWFDVHFRGSNQNPAVQEVELSTAPDENGGTHWGQQVFLLTPSLRVNEGDNVKVSFSMVRSKENHRLMDMDFTYELHESSGKKLPAVTTKIYLE from the exons ATGGCGTCCCTTCccaacggcgccgccgccgccgccgcctcctcggccgccggGGGCGCGCCCCCCGTGGACAAGGAGGTGGACTTCGCCAACTACTTCTGCACCTACGCCTACCTCTACCACCAGAAGGAGATGCTCTGCGACCGCGTCCGCATGGACGCCTACCACTCCGCCGTCTTCCGCAACCCTCACCACTTCCGCGGCAAG GTGGTTCTTGATGTGGGCACCGGGAGCGGCATCCTTGCCATCTGGAGCGCTCAGGCCGGCGCCAGGAAGGTGTACGCCGTCGAGGCGACCAACGTGGCGGAGCACGCCCGCGAGCTCGTGCGCGCCAACGGCGTCGCTGACATCGTCGAGGTCATACAGGGGACCATGGAGGACATTGTGCTACCGGAGAAAG TGGATGTCATCATATCAGAGTGGATGGGCTACTATCTCTTGAGAGAGTCGATGTTCGATTCCGTCATTTGTGCACGCGACCGTTGGTTGAATCCAGGTGGTGTGAT GTACCCTAGTCATGCTCGAATGTGGTTAGCACCGATAAGAAGTGGTTTGGGTGACAAAAAGATggaagattttgaaattgctaTGAATGACTGGAATCTATTTGTCGAGGACACTGATGCTTATTATGGAGTCAACATGAATGCTTTGACGAAGGCATACCGTGCAGAACATGAAAAGTTCTATCTCAAG TCTTCAATATGGAACAATCTTCATCCAAATCAACTTATAGGGCAACCTGCTGTCATTAAGGAAATCGATTGCTTGACAGCAACTGTTGATGAGATTCGAGAAGTTAGAGCACAAGTTATGTTGCCAATCAGCCAGGAGAGAACAAGATTAGCAGCATTGGCTGGCTGGTTTGATGTTCATTTTAGA GGTAGTAATCAAAATCCTGCAGTTCAGGAAGTTGAGTTAAGTACAGCTCCAGATGAGAATGGTGGGACACACTGGGGCCAGCAG GTATTCTTGCTGACTCCATCTCTGAGAGTAAATGAAGGGGACAATGTTAAAGTTTCTTTCTCGATGGTTCGCTCAAAAGAGAATCATCGGCTTATGGATATGGATTTCACCTATGAATTACATGAGTCATCTGGCAAGAAGCTACCAGCAGTCACCACCAAGATTTACTTAGAGTAG
- the LOC104581661 gene encoding wall-associated receptor kinase 3 isoform X2: protein MARPGCLDKCGNVSIPYPFGTGKGCFQEPFDVTCNETGAYLASTGVRVLDINLTLGEVRVQNPHIASQCNYTNGSTSSGGTLALGLDPFHKVSDTKNKFISIGCATLAMIVGVTKGKNQLEYPTVNSCFSFCTDASNVDDSVECFGMGCCQSSFPGNISSFSTQSAPVEDIYNSTIQSFSPCSYSFVVEEDWFKFDRSYVNSTNFVSNNSDGVPLVLDWVVGNQSCSEASKMGSQYACQAMNSECITVLNGPGYRCNCSQGYEGNPYLQGGCQDINECEPANRSLYPCKGNCINTNGSYTCLCSSGFRSDDPKSIPCIRADPYKAQKMVIGISISVVFLIVCIFALRVEHQKRKLAKEKERFFDQNGGQILYHQIMSKQVDTLRIFTQEDLKDATNDFDKSRELGRGGHGTVYKGILKDNRVVAVKRSKLMNVTETDEFVQEIIILSQINHRNVVRLLGCCLEVEVPILVYEFIPNGTLFGFIHHYYGTPPSLDTRLRIAQESAEALAYLHQSMNHPIVHGDVKSMNILLDDNYMAKVTDFGASRMLPKDAVQFMTMVQGTLGYLDPEYLQERQLTEKSDVYSFGVVLLELITGKMAIYHDGPKEGKSLVSSFLHAMKEDNVERILDPSIVRAGKEMLLGEVAEVGRMCLGARGEDRPSMTQVADKLKAIRSTWREKLVLEHGETDHPFMRSSPAALARCDPLLFSTCSTATYTAGIGIETPR from the exons ATGGCAAGGCCTGGCTGCCTAGACAAGTGTGGCAATGTCAGCATCCCGTACCCGTTCGGCACTGGAAAAGGTTGCTTCCAAGAACCCTTTGATGTCACTTGCAATGAGACAGGGGCATATCTCGCTTCAACCGGAGTTAGGGTACTGGACATCAATCTTACCCTGGGCGAGGTTCGTGTTCAGAACCCACACATAGCATCGCAATGCAACTACACCAATGGCAGCACTAGCAGTGGTGGTACGCTTGCTTTAGGTCTTGACCCTTTTCATAAGGTTTCTGACACCAAGAACAAGTTCATATCTATCGGGTGCGCTACGCTTGCAATGATCGTGGGAGTTACCAAGGGCAAGAACCAGCTTGAGTACCCCACTGTTAACTCATGCTTTTCGTTCTGCACTGATGCAAGCAATGTGGATGATAGCGTAGAGTGCTTTGGCATGGGTTGTTGCCAGAGCTCCTTTCCAGGAAACATCAGCTCCTTCAGCACCCAATCCGCACCAGTAGAAGATATATACAACTCTACCATCCAGTCCTTCAGTCCGTGCAGCTACTCATTCGTCGTTGAGGAAGATTGGTTCAAGTTCGATCGTTCATATGTGAACTCTACGAATTTTGTGAGTAACAATTCAGATGGGGTTCCTTTGGTACTCGATTGGGTTGTTGGTAATCAAAGTTGTTCAGAAGCCAGCAAGATGGGATCACAGTATGCCTGCCAAGCCATGAACAGTGAATGCATTACTGTGCTCAATGGCCCTGGTTACCGTTGCAACTGTTCTCAAGGTTATGAGGGCAATCCCTACCTACAAGGAGGGTGCCAAG ACATCAATGAGTGTGAACCTGCAAATCGGTCCTTGTATCCGTGCAAAGGTAATTGCATAAACACCAATGGAAGCTACACCTGTTTATGCTCATCAGGATTCAGGAGCGATGATCCAAAGAGCATACCCTGCATTCGCGCAGACCCATACAAAGCTCAAAAGATGGTCATAG GCATATCCATCAGTGTCGTCTTCCTCATTGTTTGTATCTTTGCTCTGCGTGTTGAGCATCAGAAAAGGAAGCTGGcaaaagagaaggaaagatTTTTCGATCAGAATGGTGGTCAGATATTGTATCACCAAATTATGTCGAAACAAGTTGACACATTGAGGATATTCACACAAGAAGATCTGAAGGATGCAACAAACGATTTTGACAAGAGCAGAGAACTGGGCAGGGGGGGCCATGGCACTGTTTATAAGGGCATTCTCAAGGATAACAGGGTTGTAGCTGTGAAGCGCTCGAAGCTCATGAATGTGACCGAAACAGACGAATTCGTGCAGGAGATTATTATACTTTCACAGATCAACCACCGGAATGTGGTGAGGCTTCTAGGGTGCTGCTTAGAGGTGGAGGTCCCTATACTGGTATATGAATTCATCCCAAATGGCACTCTCTTTGGGTTCATCCATCATTACTACGGAACTCCTCCCTCATTGGACACCCGTCTAAGGATCGCTCAAGAATCCGCTGAAGCATTGGCATACCTGCATCAGTCTATGAACCACCCTATAGTCCATGGAGATGTCAAGTCCATGAACATTCTGTTGGATGACAATTACATGGCGAAAGTGACAGACTTTGGGGCGTCAAGGATGCTCCCCAAAGACGCGGTTCAGTTCATGACAATGGTGCAGGGCACCCTGGGATACTTGGACCCTGAGTACCTGCAGGAGCGGCAGCTCACAGAGAAGAGTGATGTTTACAGCTTTGGGGTTGTGCTGCTGGAGCTGATCACGGGGAAGATGGCGATCTACCACGACGGCCCCAAGGAAGGCAAGAGCCTCGTGTCGTCCTTCCTACACGCGATGAAGGAGGATAATGTTGAGCGCATACTGGACCCTAGCATAGTAAGGGCCGGGAAGGAGATGCTGCTGGGAGAGGTAGCCGAGGTAGGGAGGATGTGCTTGGGTGCTAGGGGTGAAGACAGACCTTCCATGACCCAGGTGGCCGACAAGCTGAAGGCTATCCGAAGCACTTGGAGGGAAAAATTAGTGCTGGAGCATGGTGAAACAGATCATCCGTTCATGCGCTCCTCACCTGCAGCTCTGGCGCGTTGTGATCCTCTGCTGTTTAGCACCTGCTCGACGGCGACCTATACGGCTGGAATAGGTATAGAAACACCCAGATGA
- the LOC104581661 gene encoding wall-associated receptor kinase 3 isoform X1: MYLSLPTGQKLILLFIATLTLQRSTTAYGSGSSGSIRMARPGCLDKCGNVSIPYPFGTGKGCFQEPFDVTCNETGAYLASTGVRVLDINLTLGEVRVQNPHIASQCNYTNGSTSSGGTLALGLDPFHKVSDTKNKFISIGCATLAMIVGVTKGKNQLEYPTVNSCFSFCTDASNVDDSVECFGMGCCQSSFPGNISSFSTQSAPVEDIYNSTIQSFSPCSYSFVVEEDWFKFDRSYVNSTNFVSNNSDGVPLVLDWVVGNQSCSEASKMGSQYACQAMNSECITVLNGPGYRCNCSQGYEGNPYLQGGCQDINECEPANRSLYPCKGNCINTNGSYTCLCSSGFRSDDPKSIPCIRADPYKAQKMVIGISISVVFLIVCIFALRVEHQKRKLAKEKERFFDQNGGQILYHQIMSKQVDTLRIFTQEDLKDATNDFDKSRELGRGGHGTVYKGILKDNRVVAVKRSKLMNVTETDEFVQEIIILSQINHRNVVRLLGCCLEVEVPILVYEFIPNGTLFGFIHHYYGTPPSLDTRLRIAQESAEALAYLHQSMNHPIVHGDVKSMNILLDDNYMAKVTDFGASRMLPKDAVQFMTMVQGTLGYLDPEYLQERQLTEKSDVYSFGVVLLELITGKMAIYHDGPKEGKSLVSSFLHAMKEDNVERILDPSIVRAGKEMLLGEVAEVGRMCLGARGEDRPSMTQVADKLKAIRSTWREKLVLEHGETDHPFMRSSPAALARCDPLLFSTCSTATYTAGIGIETPR, from the exons ATGTATTTATCATTGCCTACAGGTCAGAAGCTCATATTACTTTTCATCGCCACCCTAACCTTGCAACGTAGTACTACTGCTTATGGGTCTGGATCCTCTGGGAGTATCCGCATGGCAAGGCCTGGCTGCCTAGACAAGTGTGGCAATGTCAGCATCCCGTACCCGTTCGGCACTGGAAAAGGTTGCTTCCAAGAACCCTTTGATGTCACTTGCAATGAGACAGGGGCATATCTCGCTTCAACCGGAGTTAGGGTACTGGACATCAATCTTACCCTGGGCGAGGTTCGTGTTCAGAACCCACACATAGCATCGCAATGCAACTACACCAATGGCAGCACTAGCAGTGGTGGTACGCTTGCTTTAGGTCTTGACCCTTTTCATAAGGTTTCTGACACCAAGAACAAGTTCATATCTATCGGGTGCGCTACGCTTGCAATGATCGTGGGAGTTACCAAGGGCAAGAACCAGCTTGAGTACCCCACTGTTAACTCATGCTTTTCGTTCTGCACTGATGCAAGCAATGTGGATGATAGCGTAGAGTGCTTTGGCATGGGTTGTTGCCAGAGCTCCTTTCCAGGAAACATCAGCTCCTTCAGCACCCAATCCGCACCAGTAGAAGATATATACAACTCTACCATCCAGTCCTTCAGTCCGTGCAGCTACTCATTCGTCGTTGAGGAAGATTGGTTCAAGTTCGATCGTTCATATGTGAACTCTACGAATTTTGTGAGTAACAATTCAGATGGGGTTCCTTTGGTACTCGATTGGGTTGTTGGTAATCAAAGTTGTTCAGAAGCCAGCAAGATGGGATCACAGTATGCCTGCCAAGCCATGAACAGTGAATGCATTACTGTGCTCAATGGCCCTGGTTACCGTTGCAACTGTTCTCAAGGTTATGAGGGCAATCCCTACCTACAAGGAGGGTGCCAAG ACATCAATGAGTGTGAACCTGCAAATCGGTCCTTGTATCCGTGCAAAGGTAATTGCATAAACACCAATGGAAGCTACACCTGTTTATGCTCATCAGGATTCAGGAGCGATGATCCAAAGAGCATACCCTGCATTCGCGCAGACCCATACAAAGCTCAAAAGATGGTCATAG GCATATCCATCAGTGTCGTCTTCCTCATTGTTTGTATCTTTGCTCTGCGTGTTGAGCATCAGAAAAGGAAGCTGGcaaaagagaaggaaagatTTTTCGATCAGAATGGTGGTCAGATATTGTATCACCAAATTATGTCGAAACAAGTTGACACATTGAGGATATTCACACAAGAAGATCTGAAGGATGCAACAAACGATTTTGACAAGAGCAGAGAACTGGGCAGGGGGGGCCATGGCACTGTTTATAAGGGCATTCTCAAGGATAACAGGGTTGTAGCTGTGAAGCGCTCGAAGCTCATGAATGTGACCGAAACAGACGAATTCGTGCAGGAGATTATTATACTTTCACAGATCAACCACCGGAATGTGGTGAGGCTTCTAGGGTGCTGCTTAGAGGTGGAGGTCCCTATACTGGTATATGAATTCATCCCAAATGGCACTCTCTTTGGGTTCATCCATCATTACTACGGAACTCCTCCCTCATTGGACACCCGTCTAAGGATCGCTCAAGAATCCGCTGAAGCATTGGCATACCTGCATCAGTCTATGAACCACCCTATAGTCCATGGAGATGTCAAGTCCATGAACATTCTGTTGGATGACAATTACATGGCGAAAGTGACAGACTTTGGGGCGTCAAGGATGCTCCCCAAAGACGCGGTTCAGTTCATGACAATGGTGCAGGGCACCCTGGGATACTTGGACCCTGAGTACCTGCAGGAGCGGCAGCTCACAGAGAAGAGTGATGTTTACAGCTTTGGGGTTGTGCTGCTGGAGCTGATCACGGGGAAGATGGCGATCTACCACGACGGCCCCAAGGAAGGCAAGAGCCTCGTGTCGTCCTTCCTACACGCGATGAAGGAGGATAATGTTGAGCGCATACTGGACCCTAGCATAGTAAGGGCCGGGAAGGAGATGCTGCTGGGAGAGGTAGCCGAGGTAGGGAGGATGTGCTTGGGTGCTAGGGGTGAAGACAGACCTTCCATGACCCAGGTGGCCGACAAGCTGAAGGCTATCCGAAGCACTTGGAGGGAAAAATTAGTGCTGGAGCATGGTGAAACAGATCATCCGTTCATGCGCTCCTCACCTGCAGCTCTGGCGCGTTGTGATCCTCTGCTGTTTAGCACCTGCTCGACGGCGACCTATACGGCTGGAATAGGTATAGAAACACCCAGATGA